One genomic window of Cryomorphaceae bacterium includes the following:
- the gatB gene encoding Asp-tRNA(Asn)/Glu-tRNA(Gln) amidotransferase subunit GatB, producing MTLDPHIRDKYQMVVGLEIHAQLNTRSKAYCADLNEYGSAPNSNVGPVSLGMPGTLPVVNRQVVQHAIRLGLSLNCNITESMYFARKNYFYADLPKGYQITQDTTPICTGGHLDIEVDGKSRRIGITRIHMEEDAGKSIHDQDPFDTLIDLNRAGVPLLEIVSEPDIRSSEEAYAYLAEIRKLVRYLDICDGNMEEGSLRCDANISVMLKGSDTFGMRCEVKNMNSLRNVQRAIEHEVVRQILLIESGGTVEQQTRNFDAVSGTTSLLRSKEDAHDYRYFPEPDLQPLTLTPEQIEVVRSEMPPLPSELLVRYTTELGLKEYDARVLTEDKAIALYFEELIQHTPNYKAAANWVMVDVKSFLNQNGIAISEFSLKPVQIAELIDLIDSGKVSHSVASQNLFPALIDSPHTSAAALAEAMNLMQNSDEDSLTSWARAALETYPDKVNAYKSGNKGLLGLFMGEVMKLSNRKADPKAASKILQQLLEE from the coding sequence ATGACCCTAGACCCACATATCCGCGACAAGTACCAAATGGTGGTTGGGTTGGAGATTCACGCGCAGCTCAACACGCGCTCCAAAGCATATTGCGCCGACCTGAATGAATACGGATCAGCTCCCAACAGCAACGTGGGGCCGGTGTCGCTCGGAATGCCCGGCACCCTGCCCGTGGTCAACCGACAAGTAGTGCAACACGCCATCAGACTGGGACTGTCACTGAACTGCAACATTACTGAATCCATGTATTTTGCGCGCAAGAATTACTTCTACGCTGACTTACCAAAGGGGTATCAGATTACGCAGGACACGACACCTATCTGTACCGGTGGACATCTGGACATTGAAGTGGATGGAAAAAGCCGGCGTATCGGTATTACCCGCATCCACATGGAAGAGGATGCCGGTAAAAGTATTCATGACCAGGATCCTTTTGACACGCTGATTGACCTGAACCGAGCAGGAGTTCCCCTGCTTGAGATTGTTTCTGAGCCGGATATCCGATCTTCGGAAGAAGCCTATGCGTACCTTGCCGAAATCAGGAAACTGGTGCGCTACCTGGATATTTGCGACGGAAACATGGAGGAAGGAAGCCTGCGTTGCGATGCCAACATTTCGGTGATGCTGAAGGGAAGCGACACCTTCGGAATGCGCTGTGAGGTGAAAAACATGAACTCACTGCGCAATGTACAGCGAGCAATTGAGCACGAGGTTGTTCGGCAAATCCTGCTCATTGAATCGGGCGGTACAGTGGAGCAGCAAACCCGCAATTTCGACGCGGTGAGCGGCACCACCAGCCTGTTGCGCAGCAAAGAAGACGCCCATGACTACCGCTACTTCCCCGAGCCCGACTTGCAGCCACTCACACTCACCCCTGAGCAAATCGAGGTGGTACGAAGTGAAATGCCTCCCTTGCCTTCAGAGCTCTTGGTGCGCTATACCACCGAGCTGGGCCTGAAAGAGTACGATGCCCGGGTGCTTACCGAAGACAAAGCCATCGCCCTGTATTTTGAGGAACTCATTCAACACACCCCGAACTACAAGGCAGCTGCCAACTGGGTGATGGTAGACGTCAAGTCTTTCCTGAACCAAAACGGAATCGCGATCAGTGAGTTCTCACTGAAGCCCGTGCAAATAGCCGAACTGATTGATCTTATTGACAGTGGCAAGGTAAGCCACTCTGTAGCGAGCCAAAACCTGTTTCCGGCCTTGATTGATTCGCCTCATACATCCGCAGCTGCACTTGCTGAGGCCATGAACCTCATGCAGAACAGCGACGAAGACAGCCTTACAAGCTGGGCACGTGCTGCCCTGGAAACATACCCCGACAAGGTGAACGCATACAAATCGGGCAATAAAGGACTGCTTGGACTGTTTATGGGAGAAGTCATGAAGCTGAGCAACCGTAAAGCCGACCCAAAAGCTGCCAGCAAAATACTACAACAACTACTTGAAGAATAA
- a CDS encoding purine-nucleoside phosphorylase, with protein MLDQIRETALFIQQKTTLKPVAGIILGTGLAGLGSEIDPEVVIPYEEIPHFPVSTVQGHHGKLIIGHLGNKPVIAMQGRFHFYEGWTMAQVVFPVRVMKWMGVNNLLLSNASGGVNPDFEIGDLMIISDHINLFPTNPLMGPNIDELGPRFPDMSEAYDKKLVSEAENIAQEEGIAIQKGVYAGLSGPCLETPAEYTYVRNTGADTVGMSTVPEVIAARHMGMRCFGMSIITDLGVPGKIVKVTHEDVQRVAEAAEPKLTTIFKTLVARLS; from the coding sequence ATGCTTGATCAGATTAGGGAAACCGCGTTATTCATTCAGCAAAAAACAACTCTGAAGCCGGTAGCGGGGATTATTCTGGGAACCGGACTAGCCGGCCTGGGGAGTGAGATTGATCCTGAAGTAGTTATTCCCTACGAAGAAATACCGCACTTTCCTGTTTCTACCGTGCAGGGTCATCACGGAAAACTGATAATCGGCCACCTGGGAAACAAACCGGTGATTGCCATGCAAGGACGCTTTCATTTTTACGAAGGATGGACCATGGCCCAGGTGGTTTTTCCCGTGCGGGTGATGAAATGGATGGGCGTGAACAATCTGCTGCTCTCCAACGCGAGCGGCGGCGTAAACCCCGATTTTGAAATAGGCGATCTGATGATTATTTCCGACCACATCAACCTGTTTCCCACCAACCCACTCATGGGTCCGAATATTGATGAGCTCGGACCACGCTTTCCTGATATGAGCGAAGCCTACGACAAAAAACTTGTGAGCGAAGCCGAAAATATTGCCCAAGAAGAAGGTATTGCCATTCAAAAAGGTGTATATGCCGGGCTATCGGGCCCGTGTTTGGAAACACCCGCTGAGTACACCTATGTGCGAAATACCGGAGCCGACACAGTGGGCATGAGCACAGTACCGGAAGTGATTGCTGCGCGCCACATGGGTATGCGCTGCTTCGGAATGTCCATCATCACAGACCTTGGTGTTCCCGGAAAAATCGTGAAAGTGACCCATGAGGACGTTCAGCGGGTTGCCGAGGCGGCAGAACCTAAACTTACCACCATTTTCAAAACCCTGGTTGCGCGCCTGTCATGA
- the lpxK gene encoding tetraacyldisaccharide 4'-kinase — MKLLRNVLLPFTWIYGAVLQLRHFLYNKGFLSSRGFNKPVIAIGNLTLGGTGKTPFTILVAGLLSKHAKVAILSRGYRRISRGFLLGSEKSDVNQLGDEPFLMLRALPHCKVAVDANRVRGTQLLFDEHGSDIVVLDDALQHRKIRPKLNILLTDYKRLYVDDKLIPTGYLRDVKSRAAEADFIVVTKCPKETDFNAIQRKINPLPHQKVFFCGLTYKHLRKLGHSETRTLESIQNESVLLASGIARPDYLVDYLNKKCSAVYPVLFPDHHGYGRGDMDRITKLFDNFDPPLKHIIITEKDAVKWEQPFLIEKIERYPVWVMDVSVHFLKDGEIFERELKKYA, encoded by the coding sequence ATGAAATTACTGAGAAATGTCCTACTGCCCTTCACCTGGATTTACGGGGCGGTTTTGCAACTTCGGCATTTCCTTTACAACAAAGGTTTTCTCTCATCCAGGGGGTTCAACAAGCCGGTTATTGCCATCGGTAACCTCACGCTCGGGGGCACCGGCAAAACCCCTTTTACCATTCTGGTTGCCGGGCTGTTGAGCAAGCATGCAAAGGTTGCGATTCTCTCCAGGGGCTACCGGCGAATTTCGAGGGGCTTCCTGCTGGGTTCCGAAAAAAGCGATGTCAACCAATTGGGCGACGAGCCCTTCCTGATGCTGCGTGCGCTTCCCCATTGCAAAGTAGCTGTTGATGCAAATCGGGTGAGGGGAACCCAATTGCTTTTTGACGAGCACGGGAGCGATATCGTGGTTCTGGACGATGCTCTGCAGCACCGGAAAATCCGTCCGAAACTCAACATTCTGCTAACCGACTATAAGCGACTTTACGTGGATGACAAGCTCATTCCTACAGGGTACCTTCGCGATGTAAAGTCGCGCGCGGCCGAGGCTGACTTCATTGTGGTTACGAAGTGTCCGAAGGAAACTGACTTCAATGCAATTCAACGCAAAATTAACCCATTACCTCACCAGAAGGTGTTTTTCTGCGGGCTCACCTACAAGCACCTCCGCAAGCTCGGACACAGCGAAACCAGAACCTTAGAGAGCATCCAAAACGAATCTGTTCTTCTTGCATCAGGCATCGCCCGCCCGGATTACCTTGTTGATTACCTGAACAAAAAGTGCAGTGCCGTATATCCTGTTCTGTTCCCCGATCACCACGGCTACGGCAGGGGTGACATGGACAGGATAACCAAATTATTTGATAATTTTGACCCGCCGTTAAAGCACATCATTATCACCGAAAAAGACGCTGTAAAATGGGAACAGCCTTTCTTGATAGAAAAGATTGAGCGCTACCCGGTGTGGGTGATGGATGTGTCGGTGCATTTCCTGAAAGACGGAGAGATTTTTGAACGCGAATTGAAAAAATATGCTTGA